From Populus alba chromosome 16, ASM523922v2, whole genome shotgun sequence:
AGGAACTGCTACACATCGAACATTTCTCCATCATGTTTAATTAGCAGCAAAGCAAAGCCTAGATGCTGCCTAGATTTTGTCGGTGCAAAAgtaaaacaaatgaacatgaaaTTGACCTATAAATCACTAACCATTCCATGTGCTCCAATGTGTCTCGGATTTACTATCCGCCATGAttactaaaatttttatttttgatattaattttggttaaagtatttttttatttaaaaatatattaaaataatatttttttattttaaaatttatttttaatattaacatattaaaacgatataaaaatattaaaaaatatattaatttttaaaataaaaattggatggCGTTTTCAAACAGTCACTTACAAAAGAAATGAACCTAGTTTACTGTAGGATGAGGTGAATTGCATGAGGATTCAACACATCTTATTGGCACCAGTACGAGGACTTGAATTTCTTGGTTTTTAATGATAAAGAGTATCCTCACAACTACTTTTACATTAAAACTATGTTCTTATAGATCAACTCGTCGTCTTAAATGAACTCTTGAGATTCAAACCTTACTGacaatttaattttgagattAACATTTAATAACGACCCATGCTAAgaatttgctaaatttattttaaacctgtaattataaaactcaactcGGATAATGTTTcattttaaactaaatttatttttaattaaaataaatttttgttgattttttttttcaaaacatctttttcttaaaaaaggtTATCTGGATTAGATTAAAAGCTCATATTGTGGTCAGGGTTATGTTTTTTCCATACCACAACCCGTTcggttaatttttaatatgtggtTTGGCAATATGCTCTattatttcattagttttttttaattaaaaaatatttttataaaaaaaattaattttttctgtttaattttaaattatttgatatgttaatatcaaaaataaattttttaaaaaaattactttgatgtattttcaagctaaaaatattttaaaaatgaatcgTTATTATAATGACAAtcattataaaaactatattttaaaccttgcttcttgtattttaaaaaataacaaattgtaGCTAACTCGCAACTAAATTTTTAGACAAAATTAAGGGGGTTTTAGCCCTGCGTTTCAactagatttcttttttttttttaaattaatttgttttgtgtttttcgatgttttgatattctaatattaaaaataaattttaaaaatataaaaaaatatatttttaatatattttcaagtaaaaattactttaaaaaataattgttattattattataaatactcTGGAACCAAATCACTATTATAATCATGCCTTAAATACTAAGTGTGCAAATTGCAGATAAACTAGTATTTATACACAATTATTTTCTTGACAAAGAAAtggattgaaaatttatttatcccGTTTTGTTTGCTAGTCAAGcttatctgaaaaaaaaaataaagaagtataaaaaatatcttcctTCTCCCTGTTAGCACTAGCAATCCATCAGGTTGGAATATTCTTCCACGTTGCTTCCTTGCATCAACTACCCTTCCCAACCATAGACCAAAAGTCAAAGTTCACCATCGACTCACATATCGCCACGTCATCGTCAGTAACATTTAACCCTCCATTCCCATAGCAACACGTAGCCAGGTgattcaacattgaatttaaaTAAGCGTGCGAGCGGCTTGAGAAACCAACCAAcaattctcctcctcctctttggCTTACCTGACACACTCAAATCAAATTCCAAGAGGAGGAATCAGTTTCCTCTCTGATTGTTAAGGTAAATAAAATCTCTCGATTTCTATTATATATCTTGTTTGGTTCCTGGTAATCCGTATTTATGTTTCCAAACAATCTTTTTGCGTTTAATTTTCgtctatttctttaatttttattagataattttCGATTTCAtcgatttctttttcttcaattaatatttatttatttatttgataaaaaatcggAATCAATCCATTTTTGACTTAATTAtgcatatttttagttttaattttcttgtttgagCTCTGATTATCGGTTATTGTGAGGTTAAAACAAGTcgattattattaaatttccaACCTAACCGTAGCTTTGAAGCATCTAATCTACAGTTAATTAGCCAGAAAAAGATgcgaattaattaattgtattaaaGAAGAAACAGATTTTTAGCTAATTGTTAATCGCATCAATGTGAGGGGCAAATGACTTTATTGATTTGGACATTGCTATGTAGTGTTGTTGTTGACTCCGTCAAAGTGTTGTGTTTAGATGTCTGATGGTGACTTTAAATGCTCCAAGTTGTTGCGAAGGAGAATGCTTGGGGTTGTGAGGATTTTCGTTAAGTTAATAGGTTATGTGGAGCTGTGTTCATGTAATGCTTGATGTTGGGCTATGATAATAGAGATAGTTATGAGTTTTAATTGGATGGTTAGATTGTGGAAGAAGGAATGTCATTTTCCTGGGGAACTTGTAACTGTGAAAGCAACCGGATATTTTAATACAGATATAGTTCGGAATAGTAAATGTATATGGATAGGATGTATTTACTTGCCATGTAAAACTCACTTCTCAGCAATTGTCATGAATCCAGATTTTAAGTAATTATGTTCTTCTGTTTTGTTGTCATCGATTTTGTTTgcatatttgtttgtaaatggCTGGGAAGAATTTGTTTGGTTTTAACTTGATGCAAGTTCAGGGTATTATGGACTTGAGGATCGGGTTGTTGTTTCTTCTTGCACTGGGTGCTGCTGGCTCCATTGCGGCTAGACAAATGGCAGCCACAGAGATTTTTATTACAACCGCAGAAACCTATGAAATATCAGGTTATCTATTAACCCTTTTCGTATACTAATTATCAGTCTCTGCAATTTCAGGCCTATAGAGCCATTGCAATtgcatgttttaaatttattctggTGCACACAGCTTCTTGTATTGCTTGCCCGGGAAAATTGATTAAAGTAATGTTCTGTTTAGTCAGATGTCAGTGATATCTGAACTTATTATGTAACAGTTTTACTGGTTAAGCCCTTTAGCAGCTTCATGTTAACACCCTGCAGAGCACGCCAATGGAGCATACTTAATTTGGTGATGTCCTGACAATCCTGTCACCGATCCACTTGCATTTTCGCTGCTTATGTTGTGTTtttctgtcttctttttttttccttttttttttggttcatgtTTGGGTTAGTGGGGTGGGGTTTAGATTGTATATTGCGAGTTTTAGATTGTATATTGAACTGCCTCAGAAAGACACGATCAATGTTACTGTCTCACTGTCTCCAAAGTGGGGGGGGAAAACTTGGGGTGATGGGTGCTGGCAGTAATTATAGCCATTCTCCTTGGTGTAACAAGGTGTTTTGGCTGGAGGCTGACAGGTCCCTCGTTAAACATAAGCACAAAATCATCTGTTACTTTATCTAAATGTGATAACTTTTTGGGACCTTTTTCTCACTCATATCTAGAAAcaaaattgtctcatctttgcAATCTGATATTTTGCAAAGCATGCCCTTGTATGATCTCTCCCATTTAAACACGCTTCAAATATGTGGCTTCCAATCAGCTGTCCTTTCTGAATGGAAAGGAAATTTGCTTTTTCTAGGATTGTTgatatgaagtttaattctgaAAAATGTTCGAAATAATGATGCTTTACTTCTTTGTTCAGTTGAAATAATGGAAAACCAGGAGCAAGAAAAGGAAATTCAAACAACAAACAACGTTACCAGGAAAGATGAGGTGTGCACGTTGTGTGAGGAGTTTGCTTCGCAGGCACTTGATtacctagctgaaaacaaaacACAGACTGAAATTCTTGAAAAGCTTCACAGAAGCTGTTCACGGTTGACTACTTTCGAGCAAGAGGTAACCTTTAGTTTTTTGGCTGGCAATTATTGGTtgttgaattggaagaaaattgtTTGGCCCTTCACCTCTTTCCAGCATGGCaatattttgtttctggttTGCCAATTGAATAATTCTTGCATGTTGATCTATATTATGCATCTGATAATATATAATTCTGAGCATCCACTATGGTGGGAATTAGTCTGCAGCGAGGAGCTGCATTCATTAACATCTGTTGCAAAATTTATCAAGgagattttttgtttgaaagcaGGCAGGCCTGAGTGGATAGGTTGAGTGCTATTGTTAGTCCCATTTGCTATAAATACAAATGAGCATGTTATCTAAGTCCATGGTAGTCGATAACCAATTGTAGTTACATGAAGTGGATTCCTAAAATGGAAAACCTTATCGTTGACATAAGTTCAGAAGGCGTTAGTGGACTACTGGATAGTCTGTTTAAATGGTCAACGAACTGGCTACAAATGCTAATTGGATAGTTAATGATTGCAGGGAGTGTTTGTGTTATGCAATGTGAATAATTATAGTGTAAATGCATGCACTGCAAATTTCTATTTCTAGTTGTATGCATGATAGTGTCTAAATTGACCAAATCCACCCAATATGGTTGATTAGTGGTGGAACTCTGGCCTTGGAGAAGCTTGTAAACATTCCGTGTATCTTAAAATTGTTCAATACTTAATCATGATACTTAAAAAAGTTCTAATGCTTTATGTTTTGTTTACACAGTGCATCACTTTGGTGGACTActattcttctattttcttctcaTACGTTTCCTCAGTGCAATCTGAAGATTTCTGTCGCAAATTCAATCTCTgtcaagaaatgaaaattttatctgCAAAACGCAATGACGATAGCTGTAGCATTTGCCAACGTGCTGTTTCAGAAGTACTAGTCAAGTTGAAAGATCCTGACACACAGGTTTGTATTTGACTGTTGGCTAATCATAAGGAATGATGATTATAAAGGATGTTTTGTCATTACTGCTGCATTATGTGGATGCAGTTATTGATCCATCACTTGTGTTAGATTTGTTTTCTGGATCAGTGACCTACCAAAGACCAGAAGGCACCATTGTGGCAATCCATTTGTCTGACCGGCAAGCAATAAATAGC
This genomic window contains:
- the LOC118035625 gene encoding uncharacterized protein, with product MDLRIGLLFLLALGAAGSIAARQMAATEIFITTAETYEISVEIMENQEQEKEIQTTNNVTRKDEVCTLCEEFASQALDYLAENKTQTEILEKLHRSCSRLTTFEQECITLVDYYSSIFFSYVSSVQSEDFCRKFNLCQEMKILSAKRNDDSCSICQRAVSEVLVKLKDPDTQLEIIELLLKACNSMEKYAHKCKRLVFEYGPVILANAEQFLETTDLCTVLHACKEPEDSIEQASAVLKADS